One stretch of Priestia megaterium DNA includes these proteins:
- a CDS encoding DoxX family protein, whose translation MFIEVLRQNKKVSILLAVLRVYLGYTWLMAGWGKIAGGQFDASGFLKGTLAQATGDHPAVQGWWVVFLENLAIPHVELFNTLVPWGELLVGIGLLIGCFTKTAVFFGLVMNFSYLFSGSTSTNVQLVLLSMFILVSALNAGRYGVDGVLLSRLKDKLFINKITEIKDVA comes from the coding sequence ATGTTTATTGAGGTTTTAAGACAAAACAAGAAGGTCTCTATACTTTTGGCTGTGTTACGTGTATATCTTGGATATACATGGTTAATGGCTGGATGGGGGAAAATAGCAGGCGGACAGTTTGATGCTTCTGGTTTTTTGAAAGGAACATTAGCACAAGCAACTGGAGATCACCCGGCAGTTCAGGGATGGTGGGTTGTCTTTCTAGAAAACCTAGCGATTCCTCATGTAGAACTATTTAATACATTAGTACCTTGGGGAGAATTACTAGTCGGGATAGGTTTATTGATTGGTTGCTTTACTAAAACAGCCGTATTCTTTGGCCTTGTTATGAATTTTTCTTATTTGTTTAGTGGTTCAACAAGTACCAATGTACAACTTGTTTTATTGTCTATGTTTATTCTTGTTTCTGCTTTAAATGCAGGTAGATATGGAGTAGATGGTGTGTTGCTATCACGACTTAAAGATAAACTATTTATTAATAAAATCACTGAGATTAAGGATGTGGCTTAG
- a CDS encoding DUF1540 domain-containing protein, whose product MEQNILCEVNNCKYWYSGNKCTADEIYVVSHKGKQASNSQDTDCKTFIPEV is encoded by the coding sequence ATGGAGCAAAATATTCTTTGTGAAGTAAACAACTGTAAATATTGGTATTCTGGCAACAAATGTACTGCGGATGAGATTTATGTTGTCAGCCATAAAGGCAAACAGGCTTCAAATAGTCAAGATACAGATTGCAAAACATTTATACCAGAAGTTTGA